In the genome of Acidobacteriota bacterium, one region contains:
- a CDS encoding ABC transporter permease codes for MFDLDKWQEIFATLRQNKLRTFLTGFSVAWGIFMLIILLGSGNGLANGVEYQFRDDAINSIWISPGQTSLPHLGLKPGRSVRLTNDDHQEIASEIDGVEHITSRFMLRGHNRVRYGDKSESFNIRCVHPGHLHLEKTEMIAGRYINDLDLADFRKVAVIGEPVKEQLFGRATAIGKYVEINGIPFKVVGIFHDAGSVGETEFVYLPITTAQRVFNGRDRVNQIMFTTGEADLAASQAMAGEVRQRLAQRHRFALADQRAVAVDNNNASFQQVLQVIDGIRLFVWLIGIGTILAGVVGVSNIMMIAVQERTREIGVRKALGATPGSIIGLVLQESVLITAVAGYTGLVLGVAVLELGADKLPNSDFFRNPQVDLGLALAATGVLILSGCLAGFFPARKAARIRPIEALRTE; via the coding sequence ATGTTCGATCTCGACAAGTGGCAGGAGATCTTCGCCACCCTGCGGCAGAACAAGCTGCGCACCTTCCTGACCGGTTTTTCCGTCGCCTGGGGGATCTTCATGCTGATCATCCTGCTCGGCTCCGGCAACGGGCTGGCGAACGGCGTCGAGTACCAGTTCCGGGACGATGCCATCAACAGCATCTGGATCTCGCCGGGACAGACCAGCCTGCCCCACCTCGGCCTCAAGCCCGGCCGCAGCGTGCGCCTGACCAACGACGACCATCAGGAGATCGCCTCCGAGATCGACGGCGTCGAGCACATCACTTCGCGCTTCATGCTGCGCGGCCACAACCGAGTGCGCTACGGCGACAAGAGCGAGTCCTTCAATATCCGCTGTGTCCACCCAGGGCACCTCCATCTCGAGAAAACCGAGATGATCGCTGGGCGCTATATCAACGACCTCGACCTGGCCGATTTCCGCAAGGTGGCGGTGATCGGGGAGCCGGTGAAGGAGCAGCTCTTCGGGCGCGCGACGGCGATCGGCAAATACGTCGAGATCAACGGTATTCCGTTCAAAGTGGTCGGGATCTTCCACGACGCCGGCAGCGTCGGCGAAACGGAGTTCGTCTACCTACCGATCACCACCGCCCAGCGGGTCTTCAACGGTCGCGACCGCGTCAACCAGATCATGTTCACCACCGGCGAAGCCGATCTCGCCGCTTCCCAGGCGATGGCCGGCGAAGTGCGGCAGCGTTTGGCGCAGCGCCATCGCTTCGCCTTGGCCGACCAGCGCGCCGTCGCCGTGGACAACAACAACGCCAGCTTTCAACAGGTGCTGCAGGTGATCGACGGAATTCGCCTGTTCGTCTGGCTGATCGGCATCGGAACCATCCTGGCCGGCGTCGTCGGGGTCAGCAACATCATGATGATCGCGGTGCAGGAGCGCACCCGCGAAATCGGCGTGCGCAAGGCGCTGGGAGCGACACCGGGCTCGATCATCGGCCTCGTCCTGCAAGAATCGGTGTTGATCACCGCCGTCGCCGGCTACACCGGCTTGGTGCTCGGCGTGGCGGTGCTCGAGCTGGGGGCCGACAAGCTGCCCAACTCGGATTTCTTCCGCAATCCCCAGGTCGATCTCGGCCTGGCCCTGGCGGCCACTGGCGTGCTCATCCTGTCGGGCTGCCTGGCGGGCTTTTTCCCGGCCCGCAAAGCCGCCCGCATTCGCCCCATCGAAGCCCTGCGCACGGAATAG